Proteins from a genomic interval of Capsicum annuum cultivar UCD-10X-F1 chromosome 4, UCD10Xv1.1, whole genome shotgun sequence:
- the LOC124898098 gene encoding uncharacterized protein LOC124898098 produces the protein MAPFEELYGRRSRSLIEWYEVGETRLFEPDLIGGVAYELELPANLGSVHPVSHISILKKFIGYHSLVLPVEEIKVNDSLTYEEKPVAILDRQVRKLRSKEIASVKVLWRNQKVEEATWESENDMRVSYPSLFDSANGEMEGTILVLYILFYI, from the exons atggcaccatttgaagAATTGTATGGGAGGAGATCCAGGTCTCTTATAgagtggtatgaagttggtgagacgAGGTTATTTGAGCCTGATCTT ATAGGAGGAGTTGCAtacgagttagagttgcctgcaaattTGGGTTCTGTTCACCCGGTATCCCATATATCCATATTGAAGAAGTTCATTGGATATCATTCGTTAGTGTTGCCTGTGGAGGAAATCAAGGTGAACGATTCCTTGACTTATGAAGAAAAGCCTGTAGCAATCTTAGATCGTCAAGTAAGaaaattgaggagcaaagagatagcctcagttaaagtgctATGGcgaaatcagaaagttgaagaagcaacttgggagtcagaaaaCGACATGAGAGTTAGCTACCCAAGTCTATTTGATTCAGCGAATGGTGAGATGGAAGGTACAATTCTTGTCTTATATATTCTTTTCTATATCTGA
- the LOC107867087 gene encoding cytochrome P450 82A3: protein MNFSLILLTLAISSLVFVFLHKLLLSSKRQTRNVPEADGAWPIIGHLHLLNGPQMPHKIFGHMADKYGPIFRLKLGVNQVVIVSDPEIAKECFTKNDKAFANRPKSIASEIFGYNYASFGLGPYGPYWREIRKIVTIEIFSARRIEMLSHVRKFEVNSAVKETYEYWLKNNKSSNLNGAVKLDMKEWFGNLIMNTMVKILFGEQYTDNEDEERRKVHKVIRRLFELLGVSIVADFLPYLRWLDIGGHEKAIKENAKEIDIILEDWLADHKRKRKLRGNKSGDEEDFMDVMLSVCEDKDIPGGFDTDTIIKANSIITLAGGTDTTIVTLTWTLSLLLNNYQSLKRAQDELDAHVGKNRRVQESDIKNLVYLQAIVKESFRLYSPGPILLPHESIEDCVVSGYDIPKGTRLLVNIWKFQHDPKIWPNPHEFTPERFLTTHKDIDVKGNHFELLPFGSGRRMCPGVSLALQVVHYVLAVLLQGFEIKRPSDEPIDMSGSFGLTILKASPLEVHLTPRLDSNLYK, encoded by the exons ATGAATTTCTCTCTGATTCTCCTTACACTAGCTATCTCCTCCCTTGTTTTCGTCTTTCTTCACAAATTATTATTGTCATCTAAAAGGCAGACTAGAAATGTACCAGAAGCTGATGGAGCATGGCCGATTATCGGCCATCTCCATCTTCTTAATGGACCTCAAATGCCTCACAAAATCTTCGGTCATATGGCTGATAAATACGGACCAATTTTCCGATTAAAGCTAGGGGTAAATCAAGTAGTAATTGTAAGTGATCCCGAAATAGCAAAAGAATGCTTCACTAAAAATGATAAGGCCTTTGCAAATCGTCCCAAATCCATAGCTTCAGAGATCTTTGGATACAACTACGCTTCGTTTGGGCTTGGACCTTATGGTCCCTACTGGCGAGAGATAAGGAAGATTGTCACCATTGAAATCTTTTCAGCTCGGCGAATTGAGATGCTTAGCCATGTTAGAAAATTTGAAGTAAACTCAGCTGTTAAAGAAACTTATGAATACTGGTTGAAGAATAATAAGAGTAGTAATTTGAACGGTGCTGTGAAGTTGGACATGAAGGAATGGTTTGGGAATTTAATTATGAACACTATGGTCAAGATCCTATTTGGAGAACAATATACAG ATAATGAGGATGAAGAAAGAAGGAAGGTTCACAAAGTAATTAGAAGATTGTTTGAATTATTGGGTGTATCTATTGTGGCTGATTTTTTACCTTATCTAAGATGGTTGGATATTGGAGGCCATGAGAAGGCCATAAAAGAGAATGCTAAAGAAATAGACATTATTCTTGAAGATTGGTTAGCAGATCACAAAAGAAAGAGGAAACTAAGGGGAAATAAAAGTGGGGATGAAGAAGATTTCATGGATGTCATGTTGTCCGTTTGTGAAGACAAAGATATCCCTGGTGGTTTTGATACTGATACCATTATCAAAGCTAATAGTATT ATTACGCTGGCGGGAGGTACAGACACCACCATTGTAACTCTAACATGGACTTTATCTTTACTCCTAAACAACTACCAGTCACTAAAAAGGGCCCAAGATGAACTAGATGCTCATGTTGGCAAGAACAGACGGGTCCAAGAATCGGACATCAAGAACTTGGTTTATCTTCAAGCTATTGTTAAGGAATCGTTCCGTTTATATTCACCCGGACCAATCTTGTTACCCCACGAGTCCATTGAGGATTGTGTTGTTAGTGGTTACGATATACCAAAAGGGACTCGCTTATTAGTAAACATATGGAAGTTTCAACACGACCCTAAAATCTGGCCAAATCCACACGAGTTTACACCAGAGAGGTTCTTGACAACTCACAAAGATATTGATGTAAAGGGCAATCACTTTGAGTTACTTCCATTTGGTAGCGGAAGAAGAATGTGTCCCGGAGTTTCTTTGGCCCTTCAAGTTGTGCACTATGTGTTAGCTGTGTTGCTGCAAGGGTTTGAAATTAAGAGGCCTTCAGATGAACCAATTGACATGAGTGGGAGCTTTGGATTAACAATTCTTAAAGCTTCTCCACTCGAAGTTCACCTTACTCCACGCTTGGATTCTAATCTTTATAaatga
- the LOC107867086 gene encoding cytochrome P450 CYP82D47 produces the protein MDVFLIGVTLATTFLVFFFLHRQFFSAKDQSRTRNVPEAGGAWPIIGHLHLLSGSETDQLPHKILSCMADKYGPIFGLKFGVHKVIVVSDPKLAKECFTTNDLALANRPKSLVSEIIGYNNAMFGLAPYGPYWREVRKIATIELFFTQRIEMLKHIREFEIKSAVKEIYNNWLKNKSSNLNGAVKIEMKEWFGDLVMNTMGKILFGEGCRSNKAHKAIRRFFELMGAFVVADFIPFLRWLDIGGHEKAMKEVAKEIDCAVEEWLAKHKRKRDSDGVKAGEEEDFMDVMLSICENRDLPGVDADTAIKATCMALLSAGTDTTIVTLTWTLSLLLNNYEALQKAQDELDAQVGKNRWVQESDIKNLVYLQAIVKEALRLYSAAPLSVPHESMEDCTISGYDIPKGTRLLVNIWKIHHDPNIWPEPNEFKPERFLTTHKDVDVRGNHFELMPFGSGRRMCPGISLALQVLPFVIAVLLQGFDMKRPSEEPIDMSESFGLTVLKASPLEVHLAPHLAPVLYE, from the exons ATGGACGTCTTTCTGATTGGCGTTACACTAGCTACCACCTTccttgttttcttctttcttcacaGACAATTTTTCTCAGCTAAAGATCAAAGTAGAACTAGAAATGTACCAGAAGCTGGCGGAGCATGGCCTATTATCGGCCATCTCCATCTTCTCAGTGGATCCGAAACTGATCAGCTACCTCACAAAATCCTGAGCTGCATGGCAGATAAGTATGGTCCCATTTTCGGATtgaagtttggagttcataaggTAATAGTTGTTAGCGATCCTAAATTAGCTAAAGAATGTTTCACAACAAACGATTTAGCTTTAGCAAATCGGCCAAAATCCTTAGTTTCAGAGATCATAGGCTATAACAACGCGATGTTTGGACTTGCTCCTTATGGACCTTACTGGCGAGAAGTTAGGAAGATTGCTACTATTGAACTTTTCTTTACTCAAAGAATCGAAATGCTCAAACATATCAGAGAGTTTGAAATAAAATCAGCTGTTAAAGAGATCTATAATAACTGGTTGAAGAATAAGAGTAGTAATTTAAATGGTGCAGTGAAGATCGAGATGAAGGAATGGTTCGGAGATTTAGTTATGAACACTATGGGGAAAATCTTATTCGGAGAAGGGTGCAGGAGTAATAAGGCTCATAAAGCAATTAGGAGATTTTTTGAATTGATGGGAGCTTTTGTGGTGGCGGATTTTATACCTTTTTTAAGGTGGCTGGATATTGGAGGCCATGAGAAGGCAATGAAGGAGGTTGCTAAGGAAATTGATTGTGCTGTTGAAGAATGGTTAGCAAAGCATAAAAGGAAGAGGGATTCTGATGGGgttaaagctggtgaagaagaaGATTTCATGGATGTCATGTTGTCCATCTGCGAAAACAGAGATTTGCCTGGAGTTGATGCTGACACTGCTATCAAAGCGACCTGTATG GCTCTATTGTCTGCCGGTACCGACACCACGATCGTAACTCTTACATGGACTCTATCTCTACTTCTCAACAACTACGAAGCACTCCAAAAGGCCCAAGATGAGCTAGACGCTCAAGTTGGAAAGAATAGATGGGTTCAAGAATCAGACATCAAGAACTTGGTTTATCTTCAAGCTATTGTCAAAGAAGCATTACGTTTATATTCAGCTGCACCGCTCTCAGTACCACATGAGTCGATGGAGGATTGTACTATTAGTGGCTACGATATACCAAAAGGCACTCGATTATTAGTGAACATATGGAAGATTCATCACGATCCAAACATATGGCCTGAACCTAATGAGTTTAAGCCAGAGAGGTTCTTGACAACACATAAGGATGTCGATGTAAGGGGCAATCACTTTGAGTTGATGCCATTTGGTAGTGGAAGAAGAATGTGCCCTGGAATTTCATTGGCCCTTCAAGTTTTGCCCTTCGTAATAGCGGTGTTGCTGCAGGGGTTTGACATGAAGAGGCCTTCGGAGGAACCAATTGATATGAGTGAGAGCTTTGGATTGACAGTCCTCAAAGCTTCTCCACTTGAAGTTCACCTAGCTCCACACCTAGCTCCCGTTCTTTATGAATAA